The Methanobacterium sp. BAmetb5 genome includes a region encoding these proteins:
- a CDS encoding TMEM175 family protein produces MNPEDEKKPGLYFPTNRLETLTDGLFAIAMTILVVTIEIPMGPIHTSQLFLQTTGEILPKYVVYFLSFLILAGFWINHHILFLIKKTNLTLTWINVFWLMFITLVPLSTSIIAQFPQYQLSQFIFDLNLLMIGLFSYMIWRYALDHDLIRENAKPYDPYIRRITLFMPAIVFLSICISFFNLKLSLLILFMIPVLFVVAIKVWTWRDLKKLILRTKD; encoded by the coding sequence ATGAATCCCGAAGATGAAAAAAAACCTGGACTGTATTTTCCCACCAATAGACTGGAAACCCTGACTGATGGTCTCTTTGCCATAGCCATGACCATTCTGGTGGTGACCATCGAGATACCCATGGGCCCTATCCACACATCACAACTGTTTCTACAGACTACTGGAGAAATTTTACCCAAATACGTGGTTTACTTCCTGAGTTTCCTAATATTGGCTGGTTTTTGGATAAACCATCATATATTATTCCTGATTAAAAAGACCAATCTAACTTTAACCTGGATAAATGTCTTCTGGTTAATGTTCATAACCCTGGTGCCTTTATCCACTTCAATAATTGCACAATTTCCCCAATATCAGCTATCACAGTTTATTTTCGACTTAAATCTTCTCATGATAGGTTTGTTCTCCTATATGATCTGGAGGTATGCCCTAGACCACGATCTAATCCGGGAGAATGCCAAACCATACGACCCTTACATTAGAAGGATCACCCTGTTCATGCCGGCGATAGTTTTCCTATCCATATGCATCTCTTTTTTCAACCTAAAATTGAGCTTATTGATTCTGTTCATGATCCCGGTGCTTTTTGTAGTGGCCATTAAGGTGTGGACCTGGAGGGATCTTAAAAAATTGATCCTGCGCACCAAAGACTAA
- a CDS encoding flavodoxin translates to MKTLIACYSYSGNTLTVAQKLQELINADLTRIEPAKDRWYVIKAIHAYLEKKWPIKPCITDISEYDCLIVCSPVWAGRTTPGVNQYLEELENISGKKCAALVTMGGDGSQVATIKIRESLEEQGMDFIGNLVIGGKEQKSGEWEGKTQEFAQYFRE, encoded by the coding sequence ATGAAAACTCTCATTGCCTGTTACTCCTACTCTGGGAACACCCTAACGGTGGCCCAGAAACTCCAGGAGTTAATAAATGCTGATTTAACACGTATAGAACCTGCAAAAGACAGATGGTATGTTATTAAGGCCATCCATGCCTATTTAGAGAAAAAATGGCCAATAAAACCATGCATAACTGATATCAGTGAATACGACTGTTTAATTGTCTGCAGCCCGGTCTGGGCCGGACGCACCACCCCCGGTGTTAACCAGTATCTGGAAGAGCTGGAGAATATTTCCGGTAAGAAATGTGCTGCCCTGGTGACCATGGGCGGTGATGGTTCACAAGTAGCCACCATTAAAATCCGTGAATCCCTGGAAGAACAGGGAATGGACTTTATCGGGAACCTAGTCATTGGAGGTAAAGAACAGAAAAGTGGAGAATGGGAAGGCAAAACCCAGGAATTTGCCCAGTATTTTAGGGAATAA
- a CDS encoding HD domain-containing protein, producing MIENIIERFSKAASMQRWNDHIRPVEFTELDKQAHKMVIAYVIARFEEDRMGPHSVDWLALIEGGIFEFLHRTVLTDIKPPVFHRMMKEKGEELNKHVFKELENDMEGLNHGFQERFKSYYLQSSNTLERRILRAAHYLATQWEFKIIYHTAPFIHGIEQTKENIENQIEDHYDLIGVQKILLGKKSFGFIDRCGQLRFQKRWAHIPRIPETSVLGHMFIVAATSYLCTMEMNVEACPKRFYNNFYAGLFHDLPEVLTKDIISPVKDSVEGLKEIIKDYEEFQMNEELLPLLPRPWHRDMKYFSESEFENKIQDNQQVILGLSFKNINRDYNEDEFSPLDGELLKAVDRLAAFIEAKMSINHGIKSDELKEASNNIYNEYARETISGIDFGRIFHYFHNL from the coding sequence GTGATTGAAAACATAATAGAACGCTTCTCCAAGGCAGCCAGTATGCAGCGCTGGAACGACCATATACGTCCGGTGGAATTCACAGAACTGGACAAACAGGCCCATAAAATGGTAATTGCCTATGTCATCGCCCGGTTCGAAGAGGATCGCATGGGTCCTCATAGTGTAGACTGGCTGGCCCTGATTGAAGGGGGAATTTTTGAGTTTCTTCACCGTACAGTCTTAACTGATATCAAACCCCCCGTTTTTCACCGTATGATGAAAGAAAAGGGTGAGGAATTGAATAAACACGTGTTTAAAGAGCTTGAAAATGATATGGAAGGATTGAATCATGGTTTCCAGGAACGGTTTAAGAGTTACTACTTGCAAAGTTCCAACACACTGGAAAGACGAATTTTACGTGCGGCCCACTATTTAGCCACACAGTGGGAATTCAAGATCATCTACCATACCGCACCGTTCATTCACGGTATTGAACAGACCAAAGAGAACATCGAAAACCAGATCGAGGATCACTACGACCTTATCGGGGTGCAGAAGATCCTTCTGGGGAAAAAATCCTTTGGTTTCATCGACCGGTGTGGCCAGCTTCGCTTCCAGAAAAGATGGGCCCACATTCCACGTATACCTGAAACATCGGTTTTGGGGCACATGTTTATTGTGGCGGCCACCAGTTACCTTTGCACCATGGAAATGAACGTTGAAGCCTGCCCTAAACGTTTTTACAATAATTTTTATGCGGGACTCTTCCACGATCTACCTGAAGTGCTGACCAAAGATATTATATCTCCGGTTAAAGATTCGGTAGAAGGTCTCAAAGAAATTATTAAGGATTATGAAGAGTTCCAGATGAATGAAGAACTTCTCCCCCTGCTACCCCGGCCATGGCACAGGGATATGAAGTATTTTTCAGAATCAGAATTTGAAAACAAAATTCAGGATAATCAACAGGTTATTTTGGGGTTGAGTTTCAAAAATATCAACCGAGATTACAATGAAGATGAATTCTCACCATTGGATGGGGAACTTTTGAAGGCTGTTGATCGGCTGGCGGCATTTATAGAAGCTAAAATGTCCATAAACCATGGTATAAAGTCGGATGAATTAAAGGAAGCTTCAAATAATATATATAATGAGTACGCCCGCGAAACTATTTCGGGAATTGATTTTGGTAGAATTTTTCATTACTTCCATAACCTTTAA